From Denitrovibrio acetiphilus DSM 12809, the proteins below share one genomic window:
- the hemA gene encoding glutamyl-tRNA reductase: protein MQLAVLGLNHNSAPVEVREKLAVEGDELAQIYKEVMKNDRIYEAMIISTCNRVEYYIVTDDFLCNIESVVDILSDHCGMDRFELRKYTYIHCGEDSVHHIFRVASGLDSLVMGEPQIFGQVKDAFEASREFGGANTFIRKLEEFTIKTTKKVRTNTGIGENPVSVSYAAVELAAKIFGNLNSHNALIIGAGEMCELAAKHLMTSEIGGITVTNRTMSKAEKLACEVGGDTLPFESYRESLEKYDIVISSTGATELLVTKKDAEKAMAGRKKRPMFFIDIAVPRDIDPDINEVENVYVYDIDDLKAVVDANKKQREKEAVKAEEYITHGMEGFYGWLESMKIVPVIKSFRQSFEDIKEAEIKRFCDKNKPSEEEVRKMQYLVSAYMNKVLHTPLKNLKNRASEGGKYSLDEAMKILFELED, encoded by the coding sequence ATGCAATTAGCGGTACTTGGTTTAAATCATAACTCTGCACCCGTTGAGGTGCGTGAAAAGCTCGCCGTAGAAGGCGATGAGCTGGCACAGATATATAAAGAGGTCATGAAGAATGACCGTATATATGAAGCAATGATAATCTCTACCTGCAACAGGGTGGAGTATTATATTGTTACTGATGACTTTCTCTGCAATATTGAAAGTGTTGTGGATATCCTCTCTGACCATTGCGGTATGGATAGGTTCGAACTGCGAAAGTATACTTATATCCACTGCGGAGAGGATTCTGTTCATCACATATTTCGTGTGGCATCCGGTCTTGACTCCCTTGTTATGGGAGAACCTCAGATATTCGGACAGGTGAAGGACGCTTTTGAGGCTTCCCGTGAGTTTGGAGGTGCGAATACTTTCATTCGCAAGCTGGAAGAATTCACCATAAAGACCACTAAAAAAGTCCGTACAAATACCGGTATAGGCGAAAACCCTGTATCAGTGAGCTACGCTGCTGTTGAGCTTGCGGCGAAAATTTTCGGAAATCTGAACAGTCACAATGCACTCATAATAGGTGCCGGTGAGATGTGTGAGCTTGCTGCAAAGCACCTTATGACTTCAGAGATCGGCGGTATTACTGTTACAAACAGAACTATGTCGAAAGCTGAAAAGCTTGCCTGCGAAGTGGGGGGCGACACCCTCCCTTTTGAGAGCTACAGAGAGAGTCTAGAGAAATATGATATCGTAATCAGCTCCACAGGAGCCACTGAACTACTTGTTACTAAAAAAGATGCAGAGAAGGCTATGGCAGGGCGTAAGAAACGCCCGATGTTTTTTATAGACATAGCTGTTCCGCGCGATATTGACCCAGATATAAATGAAGTTGAAAATGTTTATGTTTACGACATTGACGACCTGAAGGCGGTTGTGGATGCGAACAAGAAACAGAGAGAGAAAGAAGCTGTAAAGGCTGAGGAATATATCACTCATGGGATGGAGGGCTTTTACGGCTGGCTGGAATCCATGAAGATTGTTCCGGTGATCAAGTCTTTCAGGCAGTCTTTTGAGGATATCAAAGAGGCAGAGATCAAACGCTTCTGTGATAAGAACAAGCCTTCAGAGGAAGAGGTAAGGAAAATGCAGTATCTGGTGAGTGCGTATATGAACAAAGTTCTGCATACTCCCCTTAAAAATCTTAAGAACAGAGCGTCAGAAGGTGGCAAATACTCACTGGATGAAGCTATGAAAATATTGTTTGAGTTAGAGGATTAG
- a CDS encoding DUF815 domain-containing protein, whose amino-acid sequence MSNVHAYRWTSSGLVQIDHIDHVKRSDLVSIDRQIAMTEANIKAFVSGKPALNMLLWGERGLGKSTIVKLMLHEYAENGLAAIEFRHEDVLSIYDLYAEIRRMKSRFVMIYLDDISFDSSDTLYRMFKSVLEGGLEEVPKNCIFVATSNKRHMVTEQAADSGDLYDRDDANEKTSLYARFGLAVGFYPIIKKDYLKIVENYLNIYEIPLYDGWEQEAENYAMDRGGRSGRIAKQFAVYKGISV is encoded by the coding sequence ATGAGCAACGTACACGCCTACAGGTGGACAAGCAGCGGCTTGGTGCAGATAGATCATATTGATCATGTTAAGAGGAGTGATCTTGTCTCCATAGACAGGCAGATAGCTATGACTGAGGCTAACATCAAAGCTTTTGTCAGCGGTAAACCTGCCCTGAATATGCTTTTATGGGGCGAGAGGGGGCTTGGGAAGTCAACTATTGTTAAGCTTATGCTCCACGAGTACGCAGAGAACGGACTTGCTGCAATAGAGTTCCGTCACGAAGATGTGCTTTCAATATATGATCTTTATGCAGAAATCCGCAGGATGAAGAGTAGGTTTGTCATGATATATCTTGACGATATCTCTTTTGATTCCAGCGATACGCTGTACCGTATGTTTAAGTCAGTGCTGGAAGGTGGACTGGAAGAAGTTCCCAAAAACTGCATCTTTGTTGCCACGTCTAACAAAAGGCATATGGTAACAGAGCAGGCAGCGGATTCGGGCGATCTTTACGACAGAGATGATGCAAATGAAAAGACATCACTCTATGCCAGATTCGGGCTTGCTGTGGGTTTTTATCCTATAATTAAAAAAGACTATCTTAAGATTGTGGAAAACTACCTGAATATTTATGAAATACCGCTTTATGACGGCTGGGAGCAGGAAGCTGAAAATTATGCTATGGACAGAGGCGGACGAAGTGGTCGGATTGCTAAACAATTTGCGGTTTATAAGGGGATTTCTGTCTAA
- a CDS encoding uroporphyrinogen-III synthase, whose amino-acid sequence MNVLVTREEEKYQILAEKMKAFGLTPFSLPMIECSPVGAIITGEYDYAVFTSLNSAKYFKPHISRVTINKVVAVGPSTAAALLDIDIKTDIMPETFSAEGMKELFATEDVEGKKFLFAGAKVRAGDFHEYLRGRGAEPVMVATYQTQPVKYPPGYIEAFLKENKIDIVTFASPSAARAMLADIQHIDQQIVCIGKTTADEVRFLGYDSRYPDDYTLDWMVRLIKELS is encoded by the coding sequence ATGAATGTTCTCGTCACCCGTGAAGAGGAAAAATATCAGATTCTGGCTGAAAAAATGAAGGCATTCGGGCTGACACCGTTCAGCCTGCCGATGATAGAATGTTCCCCCGTGGGAGCTATTATCACTGGTGAGTATGATTATGCTGTTTTTACAAGCCTAAATTCTGCAAAATACTTTAAGCCGCACATTAGCAGAGTGACTATAAATAAAGTTGTCGCTGTGGGACCTTCCACTGCGGCTGCCCTGCTGGACATAGATATAAAAACCGATATTATGCCGGAAACGTTTTCGGCGGAAGGGATGAAAGAACTTTTTGCAACCGAGGATGTCGAAGGGAAGAAGTTCCTGTTTGCCGGAGCGAAAGTCCGTGCCGGAGATTTTCATGAATATCTCAGAGGTAGAGGTGCGGAACCTGTTATGGTCGCAACTTATCAGACTCAGCCGGTGAAATATCCCCCAGGCTACATCGAAGCTTTTCTGAAAGAAAATAAAATAGATATTGTGACCTTTGCATCTCCGTCGGCTGCCAGGGCGATGCTTGCTGATATTCAGCACATTGATCAGCAGATAGTGTGCATTGGCAAGACCACAGCGGACGAGGTACGGTTTTTAGGGTATGACAGCAGATATCCTGATGATTATACCCTGGACTGGATGGTAAGATTAATAAAAGAACTCAGTTAA
- a CDS encoding cytochrome C assembly family protein, with amino-acid sequence MYFDLAILGCVLALLHVTLFFFMGHKRLETMTTVFALIGFGLSVLQYAALYKMPTPPYASMSGILLLLTMALLIGYIGMYFKYGRPSIGLFVFPLAVIFLMISRFTSGIAVAHEDMVVTAWLYIHLPFTIMGTAFFMLSTFTGIMYFIQERQLKNKNFGIIFQRFPPLDTINKLNNTTLYIGFYTFTIGLLAGLIWMFYSSGRINVFSPKLVFAIITWIIYSSITFYKQFRGMSPKDTALSTIIGFISVLITYIGVAFFVMG; translated from the coding sequence ATGTATTTTGATTTAGCAATACTTGGCTGTGTCCTTGCGCTTTTGCATGTGACACTTTTCTTTTTTATGGGGCATAAAAGGCTGGAGACGATGACTACTGTTTTCGCTCTGATAGGTTTTGGTCTGAGTGTGCTGCAATATGCTGCGCTTTACAAAATGCCGACGCCTCCTTATGCGAGCATGAGCGGGATCCTGCTTCTTCTGACTATGGCGCTTCTGATAGGATATATCGGAATGTATTTCAAATACGGGCGTCCGTCTATAGGGCTTTTTGTTTTTCCGCTGGCTGTGATATTCCTTATGATATCCCGCTTTACATCAGGGATAGCTGTTGCGCATGAAGATATGGTGGTGACAGCATGGCTGTATATCCATTTGCCTTTTACGATAATGGGTACGGCATTCTTCATGTTGTCCACATTTACGGGGATTATGTATTTTATTCAGGAGCGGCAGCTTAAAAATAAGAATTTCGGGATAATATTCCAGAGATTTCCACCGCTTGACACTATAAATAAATTAAACAATACGACTCTGTATATCGGCTTTTACACGTTTACGATAGGGCTTCTTGCCGGACTTATCTGGATGTTTTATTCCAGCGGGCGTATAAATGTCTTTAGCCCGAAGCTGGTTTTTGCTATCATTACGTGGATAATTTACAGCAGTATAACATTTTACAAACAGTTCAGAGGGATGTCGCCGAAAGACACAGCGCTCTCTACTATAATAGGTTTTATTTCGGTGCTTATTACCTACATAGGTGTGGCATTTTTTGTAATGGGATAA
- the hemC gene encoding hydroxymethylbilane synthase — MEKVVIATRGSNLALWQAYYTRDRLQKEHGVEVELNIIKTKGDKILDVPLAKIGGKGLFVKEIEQALIDGKADIAVHSMKDVPMEMPEGLELYASPEGASPYDCFVSVKYNEVVELPQGAVVGTSSLRRKLQLLKMRPDLVIKDLRGNVNTRLAKLEAGEFDGIVLAKAGLVRLELGHVIKETFTADQMLPACCQGALGFQIRANDTRMKELLRFMKDPATETKVSMERAFLRRLEGGCQAPIAGHSVLTGSKICMKGIVAALDGRTFIEQFIEGHAEDAEKLGLELAERVLNAGAKDILEEIYSQAD; from the coding sequence ATGGAAAAAGTAGTTATAGCAACCCGTGGAAGCAATCTTGCCCTTTGGCAGGCATACTATACCAGAGACAGGCTCCAGAAAGAGCACGGTGTGGAAGTCGAGCTGAATATAATCAAAACCAAAGGGGATAAGATTCTCGATGTCCCTTTGGCAAAAATAGGCGGAAAAGGTCTTTTTGTCAAAGAGATAGAGCAGGCGCTTATAGACGGGAAAGCTGACATCGCTGTCCACAGCATGAAGGACGTTCCTATGGAAATGCCAGAAGGGCTGGAACTTTATGCCTCCCCTGAAGGGGCATCCCCCTATGACTGCTTTGTTTCTGTCAAATATAATGAAGTGGTGGAATTGCCGCAGGGGGCAGTTGTCGGGACTAGTAGTCTCAGGCGTAAGCTTCAGCTTCTTAAAATGCGCCCAGACCTCGTTATCAAAGATCTCCGGGGCAATGTAAACACCCGGCTTGCCAAGCTTGAGGCGGGCGAATTTGACGGTATTGTGCTCGCGAAAGCCGGACTTGTTCGCCTGGAACTCGGACATGTTATAAAAGAAACTTTTACCGCAGACCAGATGCTCCCCGCTTGTTGTCAGGGCGCGCTGGGCTTTCAGATAAGAGCAAATGACACACGCATGAAAGAGCTGCTTAGGTTCATGAAAGACCCTGCCACAGAAACAAAAGTTTCGATGGAGAGGGCGTTTCTCCGCAGGCTTGAAGGTGGCTGTCAGGCTCCTATCGCAGGGCACTCTGTGCTTACAGGCAGTAAAATATGTATGAAAGGGATTGTCGCCGCTCTGGACGGCAGGACTTTTATCGAGCAGTTTATAGAAGGGCATGCAGAGGACGCCGAAAAGCTTGGGCTTGAGCTTGCTGAAAGGGTACTGAATGCAGGAGCCAAAGATATTCTGGAAGAGATATACTCTCAGGCGGATTAA
- the hemB gene encoding porphobilinogen synthase: MAFPVDRPRRLRKNETMRRLVRETTLSASDFILPLFVCEGEGINKPIGSMPDVSQMSVDVLVEECKEVEALGIPAVILFGIPAFKDAMGSEAYNEDGIVQKGIRAIKKECKKLLVMTDVCMCEYTEHGHCGILKGEDVDNDETVKHLALTALTHVKAGADIVAPSDMMDGRVDAIREILDDHGFDDIPIMSYSVKYCSAFYGPFREAAESTPQFGDRKTYQMDPANRREGLKEAEQDIVEGADIIMVKPALPYLDLISDLKQNFDRPVAAYHVSGEYSMIMAADKMGWLDGHKAMMESLVCIKRAGADIIFTYYAKQAAKALKEV, from the coding sequence ATGGCTTTTCCTGTGGACAGACCCAGAAGACTCAGAAAGAACGAAACAATGCGCCGGCTCGTAAGGGAAACAACCCTTTCAGCGTCTGATTTTATATTACCTCTTTTCGTATGTGAAGGGGAGGGGATAAATAAGCCTATCGGCTCTATGCCGGATGTTTCGCAGATGTCTGTGGATGTCTTGGTTGAAGAGTGTAAAGAGGTTGAGGCACTTGGTATCCCTGCTGTAATACTTTTTGGTATCCCTGCGTTTAAAGATGCTATGGGGTCGGAAGCATATAATGAAGACGGTATAGTACAGAAAGGTATCCGTGCAATAAAGAAAGAATGTAAGAAACTGCTCGTTATGACAGATGTATGTATGTGCGAATACACAGAACACGGTCACTGCGGTATCCTGAAAGGTGAAGATGTTGATAATGACGAGACAGTTAAGCATCTTGCGCTTACTGCACTAACACACGTTAAGGCGGGAGCTGATATCGTTGCTCCCAGCGACATGATGGACGGGCGTGTTGACGCTATCAGAGAGATCCTCGATGATCACGGCTTTGACGATATTCCGATCATGAGCTATTCTGTCAAATACTGTTCAGCGTTTTACGGTCCTTTCCGTGAGGCAGCGGAGTCAACACCTCAGTTCGGAGACAGAAAGACTTATCAGATGGATCCTGCAAACAGACGTGAGGGGCTTAAAGAAGCTGAACAGGACATAGTGGAAGGAGCAGACATCATTATGGTCAAACCTGCGCTCCCTTACCTTGATCTGATAAGCGACCTTAAACAGAATTTTGACAGACCGGTTGCCGCCTATCACGTAAGCGGTGAATACAGCATGATAATGGCTGCGGATAAGATGGGCTGGCTGGACGGACATAAAGCTATGATGGAATCCCTTGTATGCATCAAGCGTGCAGGCGCTGACATCATTTTTACCTACTATGCAAAACAGGCTGCTAAAGCCCTGAAAGAGGTTTAA